A region of Mammaliicoccus sp. Dog046 DNA encodes the following proteins:
- a CDS encoding MetQ/NlpA family ABC transporter substrate-binding protein codes for MKKVFGLLLVSLLTVVLVACGGNSDKKGKEETIKIGASPAPHAEILEEAKPLLKKEGYDLEIKTINDYTTPNKLLDKGELDANFFQHTPYLKTESKEKGYKIESAGNVHLEPMAVYSKKYKKLKDLPKNATVYVSNNPAEEGRFLSFFEKAGLIKIKDGVNPVDATFDDITENKKNIKFNNKQSAEFLPKSYQANEGDATIINSNFAIEQGLNPLKDSIAVEGKDSPYANLIAVQKGHKDDKKIKALVKVLQSKEIKDFINKKYDGAVISAK; via the coding sequence ATGAAAAAAGTTTTTGGATTATTATTAGTATCATTATTAACGGTAGTTCTCGTTGCTTGTGGTGGAAATAGCGACAAAAAAGGTAAAGAAGAAACAATTAAAATCGGTGCATCACCAGCTCCACATGCTGAAATTTTAGAAGAAGCTAAACCACTTCTTAAAAAAGAAGGTTATGATTTAGAAATTAAAACAATTAACGATTATACAACACCTAATAAACTTTTAGATAAAGGTGAATTGGATGCAAACTTCTTCCAACACACACCTTACTTAAAAACAGAATCTAAAGAAAAAGGTTATAAAATCGAATCAGCAGGTAACGTACATTTAGAACCAATGGCAGTTTATTCAAAAAAATATAAAAAATTAAAAGATTTACCTAAGAACGCTACAGTATATGTTTCAAATAACCCAGCAGAAGAAGGAAGATTCTTATCATTCTTCGAAAAAGCAGGATTAATCAAAATTAAAGATGGCGTTAATCCAGTAGATGCAACATTTGATGACATTACTGAAAACAAGAAAAATATTAAATTCAACAATAAACAATCAGCAGAATTCTTACCAAAATCTTATCAAGCGAATGAAGGCGATGCGACAATCATCAACTCTAACTTTGCAATTGAACAAGGATTAAATCCACTTAAAGATTCAATCGCTGTAGAAGGAAAAGATTCACCATACGCTAACTTAATCGCAGTTCAAAAAGGACATAAAGACGATAAGAAAATCAAAGCATTAGTTAAAGTATTACAATCAAAAGAAATTAAAGACTTCATCAACAAAAAATACGATGGTGCTGTTATTTCAGCAAAATAA
- a CDS encoding organic hydroperoxide resistance protein: MATHYETKATNTGGRKGHVYTDDKAIDVDVLPPQQADGKATNPEQLFAAGYASCFNGAFDLILKQNKVRDAEPEVTLTVRLVDDENAESPKLEVDIDAKVKNLSQEDAEKYLKDAHDFCPYSKATRNNIDVKLNVETV; this comes from the coding sequence ATGGCGACTCATTATGAAACAAAAGCAACAAACACTGGTGGACGTAAAGGTCATGTATATACAGATGATAAAGCAATTGATGTAGATGTTTTACCACCACAACAAGCAGACGGCAAAGCAACAAATCCGGAACAACTATTCGCGGCTGGTTACGCTTCATGTTTCAATGGTGCATTTGATTTAATTCTTAAACAAAATAAAGTACGTGATGCTGAACCAGAAGTGACTTTAACAGTACGTTTAGTTGATGATGAAAATGCAGAAAGCCCTAAATTAGAAGTAGATATTGATGCTAAAGTAAAAAATCTTTCTCAAGAAGATGCTGAAAAATATCTAAAAGACGCTCACGATTTCTGCCCATATTCAAAAGCAACACGTAATAATATAGATGTTAAATTAAATGTTGAAACAGTTTAA
- the aroD gene encoding type I 3-dehydroquinate dehydratase — translation MTDEQKKTFPYIVATISLETEEDIKKTVQELELNKDSIDIVEFRADTLADTSIENINKTLMTFKDAYQQAPILFTYRSVGQGGFGEFDHETYYKLMQDMIHNKKVDYVDIQLDTYEDNLMNCITKAQNHEVKIIISHHDFKSTPDVEEMYVTFEKMAELGADIGKLAVMPQNEKHLLAMLNAMNRAYHQLDIDVIGISMGELGRMTRITGGLFGSKFTYGYVGKEAAPGQLHVKEIKEQLALYQK, via the coding sequence ATGACTGATGAACAAAAGAAAACGTTTCCTTATATCGTTGCGACAATATCGTTAGAAACAGAAGAAGATATCAAAAAAACTGTTCAAGAACTTGAATTAAACAAAGATTCAATAGATATCGTGGAGTTTAGAGCAGATACGTTAGCAGATACATCAATTGAAAACATTAATAAAACATTAATGACTTTTAAAGATGCATATCAACAAGCACCAATCTTGTTCACTTATCGTTCAGTAGGGCAAGGTGGGTTTGGAGAATTCGATCATGAAACTTACTATAAATTAATGCAAGACATGATTCATAATAAAAAAGTGGATTATGTAGATATTCAACTTGATACGTATGAAGATAATTTGATGAATTGTATTACAAAAGCACAAAATCATGAAGTTAAAATTATCATTTCACATCATGATTTTAAATCAACACCAGATGTAGAAGAGATGTATGTTACTTTTGAAAAAATGGCAGAATTAGGTGCAGACATCGGAAAATTAGCTGTAATGCCTCAAAATGAAAAGCATCTACTTGCAATGCTTAATGCAATGAATAGAGCGTATCATCAATTGGATATCGATGTGATTGGCATATCTATGGGTGAATTAGGAAGAATGACACGAATTACAGGTGGACTATTTGGATCTAAATTTACTTATGGTTACGTTGGTAAAGAAGCGGCACCTGGACAATTACATGTGAAAGAAATAAAAGAGCAACTCGCTTTATATCAAAAGTAG
- a CDS encoding nitroreductase, producing MELKQAIIERRSVKNYDYEMYIDEEKVLSLVELAAYAPNHGMREPWRLVYISKKQIPDFAEQVAESAFPNDKEKQDKYINKVTKVGGMFVILSKRDPRQKEYLEDQMAIGAFVQNLMLLVHAEGMGSCWKTPEFIFKPSFRSIVDAHADEEVNGFLYITEPDPNVKLMKRKNQSILTRW from the coding sequence ATGGAATTAAAGCAAGCTATTATAGAAAGACGTAGCGTAAAGAATTATGATTATGAAATGTACATCGACGAAGAAAAAGTATTATCTTTAGTTGAACTTGCTGCATATGCGCCGAATCATGGAATGAGAGAACCTTGGAGATTGGTTTATATTAGTAAAAAACAAATTCCCGATTTCGCAGAACAAGTTGCGGAATCTGCATTTCCAAATGATAAAGAAAAGCAGGATAAATACATTAATAAAGTAACTAAAGTCGGAGGCATGTTTGTTATATTATCTAAACGTGATCCGAGACAAAAAGAATACTTAGAAGATCAAATGGCAATTGGTGCATTTGTGCAAAACTTAATGTTACTTGTACATGCTGAAGGAATGGGATCTTGTTGGAAGACACCGGAATTTATCTTCAAGCCGTCATTTAGAAGTATTGTTGATGCACATGCAGATGAAGAAGTGAATGGATTCTTATATATTACAGAACCAGATCCGAACGTTAAATTAATGAAAAGAAAAAACCAATCTATATTAACAAGATGGTAA
- the sufC gene encoding Fe-S cluster assembly ATPase SufC, which yields MASKLEIKDLHVEIEGKKILKGVDLTIQQGEIHAIMGPNGTGKSTLSSAIMGHPKYEVTQGEILLDGENVLEMEVDERAQAGLFLAMQYPSEISGVTNADFLRSAINAKREEGDEINLMQFIKKLDKQMDLLEMDQDMAQRYLNEGFSGGEKKRNEILQLMMLEPKFAILDEIDSGLDIDALKVVSKGINKMRGEEFGCLIITHYQRLLNYITPDFVHVMMQGRVVKSGGEELAKRLENEGYEWIKEELNIEDETINAE from the coding sequence ATGGCATCAAAATTAGAAATTAAAGATTTACACGTAGAAATCGAAGGTAAAAAAATTCTTAAAGGTGTAGACTTAACTATACAACAAGGTGAAATTCATGCAATTATGGGACCAAATGGTACTGGTAAATCAACTTTATCATCAGCAATTATGGGTCACCCTAAATATGAAGTAACACAAGGTGAAATTTTATTAGATGGTGAAAATGTATTAGAAATGGAAGTTGATGAACGTGCTCAAGCAGGTTTATTCCTTGCGATGCAATACCCATCAGAGATTTCAGGTGTTACAAACGCTGATTTCTTACGTTCTGCTATTAATGCAAAACGCGAAGAAGGCGACGAAATCAACCTTATGCAATTCATTAAGAAATTAGATAAACAAATGGATCTATTAGAAATGGATCAAGATATGGCACAAAGATATCTTAATGAAGGTTTCTCAGGTGGAGAGAAGAAACGTAATGAAATTCTTCAATTAATGATGTTAGAACCTAAGTTTGCAATTTTAGATGAAATTGACTCAGGTTTAGATATCGATGCATTAAAAGTTGTATCTAAAGGTATCAACAAAATGCGTGGAGAAGAATTTGGTTGCTTAATCATCACTCACTACCAAAGACTATTAAACTATATTACACCAGACTTCGTACATGTAATGATGCAAGGTCGCGTTGTTAAATCAGGTGGCGAAGAATTAGCGAAACGTCTTGAAAATGAAGGTTACGAATGGATTAAAGAAGAACTTAATATTGAAGACGAAACAATTAATGCTGAGTAA
- a CDS encoding thioredoxin family protein gives MRTISQYAEFEEITQSETPVVVKFFADWCPDCTRMNQWIDPIIDEYSQYNWYQINRDQVPEAATENDVMGIPSLLVFSKNEKLAHLHSANAKTPEDVKAFLAEHLK, from the coding sequence ATGAGAACAATTAGTCAATATGCAGAATTCGAAGAAATTACACAAAGTGAAACACCTGTCGTTGTAAAATTCTTTGCTGATTGGTGTCCAGATTGCACGAGAATGAATCAATGGATTGATCCTATTATTGATGAATATAGTCAATACAACTGGTATCAAATCAATCGTGACCAAGTGCCAGAAGCAGCAACTGAAAATGATGTTATGGGTATCCCAAGTTTATTAGTATTCTCTAAAAACGAAAAGCTTGCCCACTTACATTCAGCTAATGCGAAAACACCTGAAGATGTAAAAGCTTTCTTAGCTGAACATTTAAAATAA
- the sufD gene encoding Fe-S cluster assembly protein SufD: MATETKLNINVEDIVNYSASQNEPQWMTDLRKESLQKLDQLEMPKPDKTKIDKWDFDSFNKHVVESETFDAIENLPESVQKIIDTENATNLIVQHNNTPAFTKVDEKLTEQGVVIKDLKTALIENSDLVQKYFMTDAVKVDEHRLTALHAALVNGGVFVYVPKNVVVEEPIQYVVLHDDSDASFFNHAIIVTEESAELTYVENYLSTVSSNNGQLNIISEVIAGPNSNITYGAVDFMDKDFTGHIIRRGTAEADATIDWALGLMNDGSTINDNTTYLMGDRSNSNLKTVVVGRGVQKQNFTTQIIQYGKESNGHILKHGVMKDSASSIFNGIGYIKHGGTKADAQQESRVLMLSEKARGDANPILLIDEDDVTAGHAASVGRVDPTQLYYLMSRGISRKEAERLVIHGFLDPVVSALPIEDVKRQLREVIELKVTTQI, encoded by the coding sequence ATGGCAACTGAAACAAAGTTAAATATTAACGTTGAAGATATCGTTAATTATTCAGCATCTCAGAATGAACCTCAGTGGATGACTGATTTAAGAAAAGAAAGTTTGCAAAAATTAGATCAATTAGAAATGCCTAAACCAGATAAAACAAAAATCGACAAATGGGATTTCGATTCTTTTAATAAACATGTTGTTGAAAGTGAAACTTTTGACGCAATCGAAAATTTACCAGAATCAGTACAAAAAATTATAGATACTGAAAATGCTACTAACTTAATTGTTCAACATAATAATACACCTGCTTTTACTAAAGTAGATGAAAAGTTAACTGAACAAGGTGTTGTAATTAAAGACTTAAAAACAGCTTTAATTGAAAATAGCGATTTAGTACAAAAATACTTCATGACAGATGCTGTCAAAGTAGACGAACATAGATTAACTGCATTACATGCAGCACTTGTAAATGGCGGCGTATTCGTATACGTACCTAAAAACGTTGTTGTTGAAGAACCAATTCAATATGTTGTTCTTCATGATGATAGCGATGCAAGTTTCTTCAATCATGCAATTATTGTAACTGAAGAAAGTGCAGAATTAACTTACGTTGAAAACTATTTATCAACAGTATCTTCAAATAACGGTCAATTAAACATTATTTCAGAAGTGATTGCTGGACCTAATTCAAATATCACTTATGGTGCAGTTGACTTTATGGATAAAGATTTCACTGGTCATATTATCCGTCGCGGTACAGCTGAAGCTGACGCAACAATTGATTGGGCTTTAGGCTTAATGAATGATGGTAGTACGATTAATGATAATACAACGTACTTAATGGGTGACCGCTCAAATAGTAACTTAAAAACTGTAGTTGTTGGTCGTGGCGTTCAAAAACAAAACTTCACAACACAAATCATTCAATATGGTAAAGAGTCTAACGGACATATCTTGAAACACGGAGTTATGAAAGATAGTGCTTCTTCTATATTTAATGGTATTGGTTATATTAAACATGGTGGAACTAAAGCAGATGCACAACAAGAATCACGTGTATTGATGCTTTCTGAAAAAGCCCGCGGAGATGCGAATCCTATATTACTTATCGACGAAGATGATGTAACTGCAGGACACGCTGCTTCAGTAGGTAGAGTAGATCCAACACAATTATATTATTTAATGAGTAGAGGTATTTCACGTAAAGAAGCTGAAAGATTAGTTATTCACGGATTCCTAGACCCAGTTGTATCTGCATTGCCAATTGAAGACGTTAAACGTCAATTACGTGAAGTTATTGAACTTAAAGTAACAACACAAATATAA
- a CDS encoding thioredoxin family protein, whose product MTHTEISNDIYKHFDEDIHLLFGYTPTCGTCKISERMLDIANQITQLPINKSDLNFYPEFCKDYEIQSVPVLFIMKQDKVMKRIYAFQSVPFIVENIQKVIDAKNLS is encoded by the coding sequence ATGACACACACAGAAATATCGAACGATATATACAAGCATTTTGATGAAGACATTCATTTATTATTTGGTTACACACCGACATGTGGTACATGTAAAATATCAGAACGCATGCTGGATATAGCAAACCAAATTACACAATTACCAATCAATAAAAGCGATTTGAATTTTTACCCTGAATTTTGTAAAGATTATGAGATTCAGTCGGTGCCAGTACTATTTATTATGAAACAGGATAAAGTGATGAAGCGTATTTATGCTTTTCAATCCGTCCCGTTTATAGTTGAGAATATTCAAAAAGTTATTGACGCTAAAAACTTATCATGA
- a CDS encoding toprim domain-containing protein, translated as MTIIKKVLIVEGISDKKRVKEVLNDQVHIICTHGTMGVEKMDELLDEIYGAQVYVLVDQDKEGKRIRKWFEKYVSESHHIYIDSTFSEVARCPRQYLANVLNYHGFAVNNDFVLKGKYRYHDTHRNIERYIQAF; from the coding sequence ATGACGATCATAAAAAAAGTTTTAATCGTAGAAGGTATTTCAGATAAGAAACGAGTGAAAGAAGTATTAAATGATCAAGTTCATATTATATGCACCCATGGAACAATGGGTGTAGAAAAGATGGACGAGCTTTTAGATGAAATTTATGGTGCACAAGTATACGTGCTTGTGGATCAAGATAAAGAAGGCAAACGTATTAGAAAATGGTTTGAAAAATATGTAAGTGAAAGTCATCATATTTATATAGATTCTACTTTTTCAGAAGTAGCACGCTGCCCAAGACAATACTTAGCGAATGTGTTAAACTATCATGGATTTGCAGTGAACAATGATTTTGTATTGAAAGGGAAGTACCGTTATCATGACACACACAGAAATATCGAACGATATATACAAGCATTTTGA
- a CDS encoding MazG-like family protein yields MNINEFQLWTKQFYKQRGWYELDVFKRLAFLTEETGEVARAIRAIEIGRDRPDESILNNEDKITELKSELGDVFANLTIIVDKYDLNIEDILKEHCDKLDQRFN; encoded by the coding sequence ATGAATATAAATGAGTTCCAATTATGGACTAAACAATTTTACAAACAAAGAGGATGGTACGAATTAGATGTTTTCAAACGTTTAGCATTTCTGACAGAAGAAACAGGTGAAGTAGCAAGGGCCATTAGAGCAATCGAAATTGGTAGAGACCGCCCTGATGAATCTATATTAAATAATGAAGATAAGATAACAGAATTAAAAAGTGAACTCGGTGATGTCTTTGCTAATTTAACAATTATTGTAGATAAATACGACTTAAACATAGAAGATATACTAAAGGAACATTGCGATAAGTTAGATCAACGATTTAATTAA
- a CDS encoding multidrug resistance efflux transporter family protein → MKAILIGVLAALFFAVTFVFNHMMADEGGAWYFSASLRFIFMLPFLWLIVFIKGRTKVVTQHIKHHRRSWLIWSVFAFVLFYAPLTFAAEYSPGWLISGTWQITIICGMLLAPLFVEKVVIQGKETMVRHQIPWRSLLISGIMFIGIIIIQIPQARHIEMHVFLLGFLPILIAAVCYPLGNRKMMQVVNSEIGTIERVYGMTLVTIPIWITIFIIGVVIEGLPSFNQVVQSFVVALFSGIIATVLFFYATNLVKDNQDQLAAVEATQSLEVVFAIIGEMILMGLPLPNGLSMIGVGLIIVGMCIYSFIDKLFNRKVS, encoded by the coding sequence ATGAAGGCGATATTAATAGGTGTTCTTGCAGCTTTATTCTTTGCAGTTACTTTTGTTTTTAATCATATGATGGCAGATGAAGGTGGGGCGTGGTACTTTAGTGCGTCGCTTCGATTTATTTTTATGTTGCCGTTTTTATGGCTAATCGTATTTATTAAGGGGAGAACAAAAGTAGTTACACAACATATTAAGCATCATCGACGTTCATGGTTGATATGGAGCGTCTTTGCATTTGTATTATTCTACGCACCATTAACATTCGCTGCCGAATATAGCCCAGGCTGGTTAATTTCAGGTACTTGGCAAATTACGATTATTTGTGGCATGTTGTTAGCACCATTATTTGTTGAAAAAGTAGTTATTCAAGGCAAGGAAACAATGGTTAGACATCAAATTCCATGGCGTTCGTTGTTGATTTCAGGGATCATGTTTATTGGTATTATCATTATACAAATTCCACAAGCACGTCATATAGAAATGCATGTATTCTTATTAGGGTTCTTGCCAATATTAATTGCAGCAGTATGTTATCCACTCGGAAATCGAAAAATGATGCAAGTTGTAAATAGTGAAATAGGGACGATAGAACGTGTATACGGTATGACACTCGTTACAATACCAATTTGGATCACGATATTTATAATAGGCGTTGTGATTGAGGGTTTACCATCATTTAATCAAGTCGTTCAATCATTTGTTGTTGCTTTATTCTCAGGAATTATTGCAACAGTATTATTCTTCTATGCAACGAACTTAGTGAAGGATAATCAAGATCAATTAGCAGCTGTAGAAGCCACGCAATCTTTAGAAGTTGTATTTGCTATTATTGGAGAAATGATTTTGATGGGATTACCATTACCGAACGGATTGAGTATGATTGGTGTCGGTTTAATTATTGTAGGTATGTGTATCTATAGCTTTATAGATAAATTGTTTAATCGAAAAGTATCATAA
- a CDS encoding methionine ABC transporter ATP-binding protein, producing the protein MIELNKVVKTFKTKKGDITAVDNVDLKIDKGSIYGVIGFSGAGKSTLIRMFNGLESPTEGEVIIDNVNMGELNKSQLRKKRQKISMIFQHFNLLWSRTVQDNIAFPLEIAGVPKREIKEKTVALIKRVGLEGRENAYPSQLSGGQKQRVGIARALANDPEVLLCDEATSALDPQTTDEILDLLVDINKELKLTIVLITHEMHVIRKICDHVAVMENGKFVEQGEVISVFNNPQTHVTQRFVKDDLKADDLNKTLSNFRETQPHGEIWKLNFVGGSSANPVLAKIIKDYNVDINVIEGDVKLTQNGTFGHMIVHLPKGDYSKKEIIEELKDLGVKVEVNVGE; encoded by the coding sequence TTGATTGAGTTAAATAAAGTTGTTAAAACTTTCAAAACTAAAAAAGGCGACATAACCGCTGTTGACAATGTTGACTTAAAAATAGATAAGGGAAGCATATATGGCGTTATAGGTTTTTCGGGAGCAGGAAAAAGTACGTTAATTCGAATGTTTAATGGACTGGAGTCACCAACTGAAGGTGAAGTCATTATTGATAATGTCAATATGGGAGAGTTAAATAAAAGTCAGCTTAGAAAAAAACGACAAAAAATAAGCATGATTTTCCAACACTTCAATTTACTTTGGTCTAGAACAGTGCAAGATAATATCGCATTTCCTTTAGAAATCGCGGGTGTACCAAAAAGAGAAATTAAAGAAAAAACGGTTGCCCTCATTAAACGAGTAGGATTAGAAGGAAGAGAAAATGCATATCCTTCTCAACTATCAGGTGGACAAAAACAAAGAGTAGGTATCGCTAGAGCGTTAGCTAATGATCCTGAAGTACTATTATGTGACGAGGCGACAAGTGCATTAGACCCTCAAACAACAGACGAGATTCTTGATTTATTAGTAGATATCAACAAAGAATTAAAATTAACAATCGTATTAATTACACATGAAATGCATGTTATTAGAAAGATTTGTGATCATGTTGCTGTTATGGAAAATGGTAAATTCGTTGAACAAGGTGAAGTTATCAGCGTATTTAATAATCCTCAAACACATGTCACACAACGATTTGTTAAAGATGATTTAAAAGCAGATGATCTAAATAAAACGTTAAGTAACTTTAGAGAAACTCAACCACATGGCGAAATTTGGAAATTGAATTTTGTTGGAGGTTCAAGTGCGAACCCGGTATTAGCTAAAATCATTAAAGATTACAATGTAGATATCAACGTCATTGAAGGTGATGTGAAGTTAACTCAAAATGGTACATTTGGTCACATGATCGTGCATTTACCTAAAGGTGATTACTCTAAAAAAGAAATCATTGAAGAGCTTAAAGATTTAGGTGTGAAGGTTGAGGTGAACGTAGGTGAATAA
- a CDS encoding DUF4352 domain-containing protein has protein sequence MANSNQNPFNTNASGQQNSQQSNPFNDSNGSNPPPTSGDENGSSMKPWLFGCGGCLVIFIILAVILGACAATPIKNQIDNMTNKTEEKSTEEKSTEEDTTEESTTEESTTEESTTEEDSSSSTTERKSTSVGNSIDVVGTKVTVDRAEFVEPSSKYSKPSKGKVLKVYYKLQNINNSSLYVSDSNFGILADGSRVSKFYGMDDTDDGFSASLKPGESDEGYVYYDVPDADKYEVYLKLRSSEKAYEMKWNINDSDVK, from the coding sequence ATGGCAAATTCTAACCAGAATCCATTTAACACGAATGCTTCGGGACAGCAAAACTCGCAACAAAGTAATCCATTTAACGATTCAAACGGGAGTAATCCACCACCTACCTCTGGTGATGAAAATGGTTCTAGCATGAAACCTTGGCTATTTGGCTGTGGTGGGTGTTTAGTTATCTTCATCATTTTGGCAGTCATTCTTGGTGCATGTGCAGCAACTCCAATCAAAAATCAAATTGACAACATGACTAACAAAACAGAAGAAAAATCTACAGAGGAAAAATCAACTGAAGAAGACACTACAGAAGAGTCAACAACTGAAGAATCTACAACCGAGGAATCTACGACAGAAGAAGATAGCAGTAGTTCAACTACAGAAAGAAAATCTACATCTGTTGGTAATTCAATTGATGTGGTCGGTACAAAAGTAACTGTTGATAGAGCTGAATTCGTTGAACCAAGTTCTAAATATAGTAAACCTTCTAAAGGTAAAGTATTAAAAGTTTACTACAAACTTCAAAATATTAATAACTCTAGTTTATACGTAAGTGATTCAAACTTCGGTATTCTTGCAGATGGATCTCGTGTTTCTAAATTCTATGGTATGGACGATACAGACGATGGATTCTCAGCCAGTCTAAAACCAGGTGAATCTGATGAAGGTTATGTTTATTATGATGTACCTGACGCAGATAAATATGAAGTTTATCTCAAATTACGTTCATCTGAAAAAGCTTACGAAATGAAATGGAACATCAATGATTCAGACGTAAAGTAA
- the gcvH gene encoding glycine cleavage system protein GcvH: protein MTVPSELKYSKEHEWVKVDGDVATIGITDFAQSELGDIVFVELPEEGDALTSGDSFGSVESVKTVSELYAPLSGKVVEVNEELEDSPEFVNESSYDKAWMVKVELTDKAQLDELLDADAYSEMIGE from the coding sequence TTGACAGTGCCTAGTGAGTTAAAATATTCAAAAGAACATGAATGGGTAAAAGTAGATGGCGATGTTGCAACAATCGGTATTACTGATTTTGCTCAATCAGAATTAGGGGACATTGTGTTCGTTGAGTTACCTGAAGAAGGTGACGCATTAACAAGTGGAGATTCATTCGGTAGTGTAGAATCTGTTAAGACAGTTTCTGAACTATATGCACCACTATCTGGTAAAGTCGTTGAAGTAAACGAAGAACTAGAAGATAGTCCGGAATTTGTTAATGAATCATCATATGACAAAGCTTGGATGGTTAAAGTTGAATTAACTGACAAAGCTCAATTAGATGAGTTATTAGACGCGGATGCGTATAGCGAAATGATAGGTGAATAG
- a CDS encoding methionine ABC transporter permease, with protein MNKSFGDIITEMITMPNVRWDAVWEALNETLYMTVVSTVFTFVFGLILGTLLFLTSRGTSKSSRIFYSIVSFIVNLFRAIPFIILILLLIPFTDILLGTISGPKGALPALIIGASPFYARLVEIGMKEIDKGVIEAAVSMGATTWTVVRKVLLKESLPALISGLTVTAIALVGSTAIAGVIGAGGLGNLAYLTGFTRNQNDVILVSTILILIIVFVIQFIGDIIVKKIDKR; from the coding sequence GTGAATAAGTCATTTGGGGATATCATTACTGAAATGATTACAATGCCTAACGTGAGATGGGATGCTGTTTGGGAAGCATTAAACGAAACCCTTTATATGACAGTGGTTTCAACAGTATTTACATTTGTTTTCGGTTTAATATTAGGTACGTTATTATTCTTAACATCAAGAGGAACATCTAAAAGTTCACGTATATTCTATTCAATCGTATCGTTTATTGTGAACTTATTTAGAGCAATTCCATTCATTATATTAATTTTATTATTGATACCATTTACAGATATATTACTTGGTACAATTAGTGGTCCGAAAGGTGCTTTACCTGCTTTAATTATTGGGGCATCACCATTCTATGCGAGATTAGTTGAAATTGGTATGAAAGAAATTGATAAAGGTGTAATCGAAGCGGCTGTGTCTATGGGGGCAACAACATGGACAGTCGTTAGAAAAGTCTTATTAAAAGAATCACTACCAGCATTAATTTCAGGACTTACAGTGACAGCAATCGCATTAGTAGGATCTACAGCAATTGCCGGAGTTATCGGTGCAGGTGGACTTGGTAACTTAGCTTATTTAACAGGATTTACACGAAATCAAAACGACGTCATATTAGTATCAACAATACTTATATTAATCATTGTATTCGTCATCCAATTTATTGGAGATATAATAGTTAAAAAAATTGATAAACGTTAA
- a CDS encoding arsenate reductase family protein — protein sequence MIKFYQYPNCTTCKKAAKFLEMNGASFEPIDITQLTPTAKELKDMIDGTEITVDQLFNSRGAKYRELGLKDKMQDLSDNEKFDLLASDGMLIKRPLAVLGNKVTLGFKEEEYRNTWL from the coding sequence ATGATAAAATTTTATCAATATCCTAATTGTACAACTTGTAAAAAAGCAGCAAAGTTCTTAGAAATGAATGGTGCGAGTTTTGAACCGATTGATATTACACAACTTACACCTACAGCTAAAGAACTAAAGGATATGATTGATGGAACAGAAATTACTGTTGATCAATTATTTAATTCTAGAGGTGCTAAATACCGCGAGTTAGGCTTGAAGGATAAAATGCAAGATTTATCAGACAATGAAAAATTCGATTTATTAGCTTCAGATGGCATGTTAATTAAACGACCATTAGCAGTATTAGGTAACAAAGTAACGTTAGGCTTCAAAGAAGAAGAATATCGTAATACTTGGTTATAA